The following coding sequences lie in one Mesorhizobium sp. NZP2298 genomic window:
- the gnd gene encoding phosphogluconate dehydrogenase (NAD(+)-dependent, decarboxylating) — protein MQIGMMGLGRMGANMVRRLMRDGHECVVYDINPASVAALVSDGALGAASLTEFVGKLAKPRCVWLMLPAAITGKIIDQVAALMEPGDIVIDGGNSYYHDAVDQAAKLATRGIHLVDVGTSGGVWGLERGYCLMIGGPDVAVQHLDSIFATLAPGADAGAPTPDKAAGTAPFGYLHCGPSGAGHFVKMVHNGIEYGVMAAYAEGMNILKSANAGKRQRSADAETSPLENPQYYQFDIDLPQVAEVWRHGSVIGSWLLDLTAGALKSDPGLAQFGGRVSDSGEGRWTLKAAIDTGVPAPVLSSALFDRFSSQGESEFADKLLSAMRYAFGGHVEKPKAGK, from the coding sequence ATGCAGATCGGAATGATGGGACTGGGCCGGATGGGCGCCAACATGGTGCGCCGCCTGATGCGCGACGGCCATGAGTGCGTCGTCTATGACATCAACCCCGCCAGCGTCGCGGCCCTGGTGAGCGACGGTGCGCTCGGGGCGGCATCCCTGACGGAATTCGTCGGCAAGCTCGCCAAGCCGCGCTGTGTCTGGCTGATGCTGCCGGCCGCGATAACAGGCAAGATCATCGATCAGGTCGCGGCCCTGATGGAGCCCGGCGACATCGTCATAGACGGCGGCAATTCCTATTATCACGACGCCGTCGACCAGGCCGCGAAACTGGCCACCAGGGGTATCCATCTTGTCGATGTCGGCACCAGCGGCGGTGTCTGGGGCCTGGAGCGCGGCTACTGCCTGATGATCGGCGGTCCCGACGTGGCGGTGCAGCACCTCGATTCCATCTTCGCCACGCTGGCGCCGGGCGCCGATGCGGGCGCGCCGACCCCGGACAAGGCCGCCGGGACGGCGCCCTTCGGCTATCTGCATTGCGGACCGAGCGGCGCCGGCCACTTCGTCAAGATGGTGCACAACGGCATCGAGTATGGAGTCATGGCCGCCTATGCCGAAGGCATGAACATCCTGAAGTCGGCCAATGCCGGCAAGCGGCAACGCTCGGCGGACGCCGAGACCAGCCCGCTGGAAAACCCTCAATACTATCAATTCGACATTGACCTGCCCCAAGTAGCCGAGGTCTGGCGCCATGGCAGCGTCATCGGCTCCTGGCTGCTCGATCTCACCGCCGGTGCGCTGAAGAGCGATCCGGGCCTGGCGCAGTTCGGCGGCCGTGTTTCGGATTCGGGCGAGGGCCGCTGGACGCTGAAGGCGGCGATCGACACGGGCGTGCCGGCGCCAGTGCTGTCCTCGGCGCTGTTCGACCGCTTCTCCTCGCAAGGCGAATCCGAATTCGCCGACAAGCTGTTGTCCGCCATGCGCTATGCCTTCGGCGGCCATGTCGAAAAGCCGAAGGCCGGCAAGTGA